The Wolbachia endosymbiont of Oedothorax gibbosus region TCACTCTCTATTTTAAAATTTGACGTTGGGTGATGTCTTGAACGCTTTGTAAGAGCGTTTCAGCTTATATAGGTAAAAACCTAGAAATTTGATAAAGACATAAGGTACACATAGTGCAAAAAATTAAGCATAGTACGCCAAATACAAGTTTTCTTGTCGTTTTAATCTGCACAGATTGCGAAGTTAAATGAAATAGCTTCACTGTCATGATAAGGGGGCTGGCAAGGCTTGTCAAGTAAGTTTTTTGTTTCTATTCCCAATAAAAGTTTGTTATATGGTTATACAAGAAGTCTATTATAAATGAAATGAATGTGAAAAATATCTTATTAGCGCTTTTAGTACAAACGGTATTCAATTTGCCGCTATTTGCAGCTGATCCTATTTTGCTCAACTGCATTGAAACTCCAGAGATTTATGATCTTGATGCAAGGCCAAAAAATTTTCACTCTTCAAACAATTTAAGAAGAAAACCTGGTTCTCCAAATAGTGCAACAGGAGAATTAATACACATAGTGGGTAGAATTACTGATATAAACTGTTTACCAATACAAAATGCCGTAGTTTCTATATGGCACGCGAATTCACGCGGCGTGAACCATTACGATGAGAATATAGAGGATGATCCGAATTTTGCTGGATCAGGAAGGTTTGTAGTGAATAATCTTGGCTATTATAATTTTATTACGATAGCACCTGGTAAAATTGGTGATAGAGCTCCACATATTAACTTTCTAGTTCAACATCCAGATTTTCCAGAATTCACAACGCAAATGTTTTTTGCTGACCATAATTGCGATAATTGTGCTGATCCTGTTCTTGAAGATTTTGTTAGTAACGGGCTTGCAAGCCTTCTCATAACACCATTTACTTACAGTGATCAGGTCATAAAAACCTATACGTTTAACATTACCTTGGCCGGATATAATAAGTTCTCTAATAAAAGATAAAAAACCCTTGCATGTAAGGGAGTCCATAGTAAACTTGAGTGTTATTGTACTTAAGAACGTATATGAAAAATCTCTTACTGATGTTTTTGCTATGTTTTATGTACAGTTCACAATTATTTGCAACGGAGATATCAGCAATGAAAATAACAATTTCTAAAATTTCGCCCGGTTTTAAAACAATAGTAATGGGTTTATTTGAGGACAACGAAACCGTAAATGATGGCGGAGTTTTGCAAGGAAAACAGATCATAGATAATATAAAGCAATTTAGCGATTTCAATGGAAGTTTTGGTGAATTTTTCTCTACTACTTTGCCAGAAGAAAAAAATGTCATAGTTGTTGGACTTGGTAAGAAGGATGAATGGAATGAAAATAAAGAATTAAATATTGGTGGTAAAATATATTGTGAGCTAAGCAGATTAAAAATTAAGAAAGCAGCGATTTTAATCGAAGGTAGTGCAGCAAATGTTGCATATGGTGCATTTTTGCGCAGTTTTAAGTTTGATAAGTATAAAACTAAAAAGGATGAGAAAATTACAGAGGTAGAGGAGATTACCGTATTAGTAAAAGATGAACAATTAAGTAATGCTGAAAGATCATTTGAGCACTTAAGACAAGAAGGTGAGAGTATATTCCTTGCACGTTCTTTTATAACAGAGCCCCCTAATATTCTATATCCAGAATCCTATGCTGATCATATAAAAGAAGAACTTACTAAGCTTGGTCTTGAAATTGAAGTGCTTGATAAAAAGCAGATAGAAGAGAAAAAAATGGGAGCCTTGCTTGGAGTGGCACAAGGAAGTAGTAAAGAACCAAAATTAGTAGTGATAAAATGGAATGGGGCTTCTAAAGAACAAAAGCCAATAGCTTTTGTTGGTAAAGGTATAACGTTTGACACTGGTGGAGTATCACTCAAACCTTCACGTGGTATGGAGTCAATGAAATATGACATGGCAGGCTCTGCTACTGTGGTTGGGGTGATGCATGCTTTAGCAGGACGAAAAGCAAAAGTAAATGCGATCGGCGTGGTTGCACTTGCAGAAAATGCAGTGGATGGTAATGCTCAAAGACCAAGTGATGTAGTAACTTCAATGTCAGGACAGACGATAGAAGTATTAAACACTGATGCAGAGGGAAGGCTCATACTTGCAGATGCTTTATGGTATACGCAAGAGAGATTTTCACCACAATTTATGATTGATCTTGCAACTTTAACTGGTGCTATAGTGGTTGCACTTGGAAATAACGAATATGCTGGTCTTTTTTCAAATAATGATGAATTAGCAAACCGTCTGATTGATGCAGGAAATGAAGTAAATGAGAAGTTATGGCGTTTTCCTATGAATGAAACTTATGACAAAATTATTGATTCACCGATTGCTGATGTGCAAAATATCGCTCCTGCGGGCTCTGGTGGAGATAGCATAATGGCTGCACAGTTTTTACAGCGTTTTGTGAATGAAACTTGCTGGGCACATTTAGATATTGCAGGCACTGCTTGGCACGAAAAAGGTACTGACATTTGTCCAAGAGGAGCAGTAGGTTTTGGCGTAAGGTTACTTAATAAATTGGTTGAAAAGTACTACGAAGCCAATGATTAAAGGTCTTTATATCGGCTTATTCATGGCTACATAAACGTTTATTTTCGAGAAATGAAAGTAGCTGACGCATATTTCTTTTTTTTGGTCAAGCACTGGAATGGCATCAAGGAATAACTTTTTATTTAAACAATGATTATAAGTAAGAGATCTATTGAAATTTTAAAGTTATTAAATATTGACGCTATATACTTAAGTGTTAAAATAGAATGAAAAGTTTTTAGGAGTTTATATGGCAGCAGGTGGGAAAGCAAAGACAGCTAGTAAAAATAACCCTACTCAGCGTAAGAAAGCAGAACAAAAAATGTATAAAGATAAACCAGTGAAACCTGTTAGATATATAGACCGTGATTCACGCATGAATTACATGTCTGCTCAATATGACAACGGCAATCTGGTTGAAGATGAGGTAAGCGGCAATCCTATAAAGTGGGAAGCTGTATAATAGTTGTGGTTAAAGTTACTATTAATTCTAAGGAATGTGAAGTAGAGCATGGGCTCACTATAATTCAAGCTTGTGAAATTGTGGGCGTTGAAATTCCACGTTTTTGTTATCATGAGCGTTTAGCAATTGCTGGTAACTGCAGAATGTGTTTGGTTGAAGTGGAGGGTGGACCTCCAAAACCAGTAGCCTCTTGTGCAATGCCAGTTGCAGAAGGGATGATTATTCACACTGATACCCCTAAGGTTAAAAAAGCACGCGAAGGAGTACTCGAGTTTTTGCTAATTAACCACCCGCTTGATTGCCCAATTTGCGATCAGGGTGGTGAATGCGATTTGCAAGATATCACGATGGCTTATGGAAAAGGAAACAGCAGACTTGATGAGCATAAGAGGGCTGTGCCAAAAAAACACTTCGGACCGCTGATTGAAACTGCGATGAATAGGTGCATTCATTGCACTCGGTGTGTTAGGTTTTTGTCCGATGTTGCAGGTACAAATGAACTTGGAGGAATCAGAAGGGGAGAAAACATAGAGATTAGCACTTACATAAAAAGGCATATTAGCTCTGAATTGTCCGGAAATATCATAGATCTCTGCCCGGTAGGAGCTTTAACTTCAAAGCCTTACTCCTTTACGGCACGTTCATGGGAGCTATCACACTGCGAAACTATAGATGTGCTAGATGCTGTGGGTAGCGCAATTAGAGTTGATTATCGTGGCCCGGAGGTTATGAGGATATTGCCAAGGCTGAGCGAAGAGGTAAATGAAGAATGGATATCAGATAAAACCCGCTTTGCCTATGATGGACTAAAAGTTCAGCGTCTTGATCGACCTTATGTAAAAAAAGATGGTAAATTAGCCCCAGTTGATTGGAATGAAGCATTAACTGTTGCTGCAAAGAAATTAAAGAATACAAAATCAAATAAAATAGCTGCAATTGCAGGTGATTTAGCAGATTGTGAATCTATGCTTCTACTCAAAGAAGTGATGCAGAAGCTCGGCTCGGGGAATATAGACTGCAGGCAAGATGGTACAAAGCTTGTACCAAGTAATCGCGGATCTTATGTGTTCAATACCACTATTGAAGGTATAGAGAATGCAGATTTATGCCTGCTTATAAATACAAATCCAAGGATAGAAGCACCGATCATTAACGCAAGATTGAGAAAGAGATATTTACAGGGCAACTTTCCTATTGCAAGTGTTGGTCCTGACATTGAATATTTATATCATGTCGAGAAATTGGGCGATAGTCCTGGTATTTTGAATGAAATAGCAAATGGAAATCATAAGTTCTGTGAGTTGCTGGTAGCTGCTCAAAACCCTATACTGATTATCGGTCAAGATGCATTAATAAGAGATGATTCTGAATCAGTTCTAGTTCTAGCTGGCAAAATTGCAGAAAAATTTAACATGGTCAGAGATGACTGGAATGGCTTTAATGTGCTGCATAAAGCTGCAGCAAGAGTTGGTGGGCTAGATATTGGGTTTGTTCCTAAAAAAGGCGAAAGGGATATTAATCAAATATTGGAACATGCAGAAAGTGGTGAAATAGAAGTGGTTTATCTTCTTGGTGCAGATGAAATTGATACATCAAAGTTAGAAAACACATTTGTAATTTATCAAGGTCATCATGGTGATAAAAGTGCACATGTGGCAGATGTTATCTTGCCTGGTGCCGCATATACAGAAAAATATGCAACTTATGTAAACACTGAAGGTCGAGTGCAAAGAACAAATTTAGCTGTATTTCCTCCAGGTGAAGCAAAGGAGGATTGGTTAATTATTAAAAATCTCTCGCAATATTTGGATCTCTCCTTACCATATGATAGTTTATTTGACGTGAGAAAAAAATTAGATACTATCGGTCCACAGTTTAGAAATGCTGATCAAGTGATAAAAAATAAATGGATTCCAATCAGCAGCGGTGAAATAAGCTTAAGTAATACACCTTTTACTTTAAAGGAGTGCAATTTTTATATGACGGATTCAATAAGTCGCGCTTCAAAAATAATGGCAGATTGTACTAAGGCTTTTTATGAATGCGCTAGTTAATGTTTTATTTATTTTAGTACCGCTACTACTTTCAGTTGCGTACTTGGTATACTTTGAGCGTAAGGTTATTGGTGCAATTCAACTGAGGCACGGCCCAAGTGTAGTTGGACCTTTTGGGCTATTGCAGCCATTTGCAGATGCTATTAAGCTGATAATTAAAGAGCCGATCATACCATTTAGAGCGAGCACCATACTGTTCATTATGGCTCCAATGCTTACCTTTATCTTGGCATTAATTGCCTGGGCAGTTATACCGTTTGGTGCTGAAGTAATTGTAGAAAATGGCCAGCAAGTAGTGATTCCTAAGGTTATAGCAAATATTAATGTTGGAGTGCTTTATGTGCTAGCTATATCGTCGCTGGGAGTATACGGTGTAATTATTGCAGGCTGGTCAAGCAATTCTAATTATGCATTTCTTGGCGCTATACGGTCTGCTGCTCAGATGATTTCATATGAAGTTTCAATAGGCTTAATAGTTGCTACAGTTGTTGTTACAACTGGAACATTAAATCTTGGAGAAATGGTAGTGGCGAAACATAATATGCCATTTTGGATTGATTTACTACTAATGCCTGTAGGAATAATATTTTTTATTTCTTTGCTTGCAGAAACTAATCGTCACCCATTTGATTTACCAGAAGCTGAAGCAGAGCTTGTCTCTGGATATAACGTTGAATACTCATCCATGCCTTTTGCCCTCTTTTTTCTTGGAGAATATGCAAATATGATTTTAGCAAGTGCTATGATGACAATATTCTTTCTCGGAGGATGGTATCCGCCACTGGAGCTTGGTTTACTTTACAAAATTCCGGGTTTGATTTGGTTCGTTTTGAAGATAGTTATACTTTTGTTTATATTTATTTGGATTAGAGCTACAATACCTCGTTATCGATATGATCAGCTAATGCGCCTTGGTTGGAAAGTGTTTTTACCAATATCAGTGTTTTGGGTGATCCTCGTTTCAGGAGTGTTGCTTTTTACTGGGAATTTGCCTGGATCCAATGTTTAATTTTCCAAATACAAGATTAAGACGCAGGCGCTCGAGTAAATGGGTTCGCAATTTAACAAGTGAAAATAGTTTATCAGTAAATGATCTAGTTTTTCCTCTGTTTGTTCATGACAGAGGAGAAACAACTGAACCAATTTCTGGCTTACCAGACGTAAAATGTTATTCGGTGGATGGACTAGTGTCCATAATTCAAGAAGCTAAGGATTTAGGAATCAATGCTGTTGCAATTTTTCCTGTAGTTGATAACAAATTAAAATCTAAAAATGCTGAGGAATCATATAACCCTAACAATTTAATCTGCAGAGCAATTTGTGCTGTAAAATCGAAGGTACCTGAAATTGGTATTATTGCAGACGTTGCACTGGATCCATACACTATTCATGGCCATGACGGCATTTTAAAAGATAATCAGATGGATGTAGAAAACGATGAAACTATATCAGTGCTGTGTAAGCAAGCACTTGCTTTAGCGAAGGCAGGATGTGATATAGTTGCTCCTTCTGATATGATGGATGGTAGAATAGGAAGAATCAGAAAATCATTAGATGATAACAACTTTCAAGACGTGTTAATATTATCTTATGCAGTAAAATATTGCTCCAGTTTTTATGCACCATTTAGGCAAGTTGTCGGTTCGTGCGGGCTATCAAATTCTATAGACAAAAGTGGTTATCAAATGGATTATAAAAATGCGCACGAAGCAATGTGCGAAATTGAAATGGATATAAATGAAGGCGCAGACTTTATTATGGTTAAACCAGGCATGCCATACTTGGATATTATTAAAACAGCAAGTGATAAATTTAATTTTCCGATTTTTGCTTATCAAGTAAGTGGTGAATATGCAATGATAAAAGCTGCAGCAAATAATGGATGGCTCGATTATGACAAAGTGATTTATGAATCTTTAACTGGTTTTAAACGTGCGGGTGCAAGTGCAATATTTACTTATGCTGCACTTGATATTGCAAAAAATTTAAGCGCATAAGCCCTATAAAATTATTAAATTTTTGGCGCACGTTCTTCTATTGTTGCTGCATGTTACATAAAATCTTCCAATATATGTTTTAAGTTGTTGATAAGTCCGTTACAATACAGTATTATAAATAATATAAACCAAGTGTTATTTAGGACATGGGGATCTTTTTTAAATTTTTGGGAAAGGCACTAGGCAAGGTTTTTCCTGCCAAAACAGTAAGCTCTTTTTTGGGGATAGGATATTTACCAGGTTGGCAGAATTATTGGTCTGCTTTTTTTATATTACTTATTGTCGATGTTATATTAATTCTCACATATGGGGGCGAGTATTTACTATATAAAATGCCAAGTTCAGGGATAGTTGTAGCTGCTATTTTTACAAAATTGGCAATAGCTATGTTAATAATACAATTAATTGGAATATTTATTTTTCATGCTCAGGACCCTTCAGCAAGCAGTGGTGAAAACATAGTAATACAAATAGCGTCAGGGCAAGTACTGACTGTAGCACTTTCAATACCGGCAATAATGTCGATTTATTATGC contains the following coding sequences:
- a CDS encoding protocatechuate 3,4-dioxygenase encodes the protein MNVKNILLALLVQTVFNLPLFAADPILLNCIETPEIYDLDARPKNFHSSNNLRRKPGSPNSATGELIHIVGRITDINCLPIQNAVVSIWHANSRGVNHYDENIEDDPNFAGSGRFVVNNLGYYNFITIAPGKIGDRAPHINFLVQHPDFPEFTTQMFFADHNCDNCADPVLEDFVSNGLASLLITPFTYSDQVIKTYTFNITLAGYNKFSNKR
- a CDS encoding leucyl aminopeptidase, translating into MYSSQLFATEISAMKITISKISPGFKTIVMGLFEDNETVNDGGVLQGKQIIDNIKQFSDFNGSFGEFFSTTLPEEKNVIVVGLGKKDEWNENKELNIGGKIYCELSRLKIKKAAILIEGSAANVAYGAFLRSFKFDKYKTKKDEKITEVEEITVLVKDEQLSNAERSFEHLRQEGESIFLARSFITEPPNILYPESYADHIKEELTKLGLEIEVLDKKQIEEKKMGALLGVAQGSSKEPKLVVIKWNGASKEQKPIAFVGKGITFDTGGVSLKPSRGMESMKYDMAGSATVVGVMHALAGRKAKVNAIGVVALAENAVDGNAQRPSDVVTSMSGQTIEVLNTDAEGRLILADALWYTQERFSPQFMIDLATLTGAIVVALGNNEYAGLFSNNDELANRLIDAGNEVNEKLWRFPMNETYDKIIDSPIADVQNIAPAGSGGDSIMAAQFLQRFVNETCWAHLDIAGTAWHEKGTDICPRGAVGFGVRLLNKLVEKYYEAND
- the nuoG gene encoding NADH-quinone oxidoreductase subunit NuoG; translation: MVKVTINSKECEVEHGLTIIQACEIVGVEIPRFCYHERLAIAGNCRMCLVEVEGGPPKPVASCAMPVAEGMIIHTDTPKVKKAREGVLEFLLINHPLDCPICDQGGECDLQDITMAYGKGNSRLDEHKRAVPKKHFGPLIETAMNRCIHCTRCVRFLSDVAGTNELGGIRRGENIEISTYIKRHISSELSGNIIDLCPVGALTSKPYSFTARSWELSHCETIDVLDAVGSAIRVDYRGPEVMRILPRLSEEVNEEWISDKTRFAYDGLKVQRLDRPYVKKDGKLAPVDWNEALTVAAKKLKNTKSNKIAAIAGDLADCESMLLLKEVMQKLGSGNIDCRQDGTKLVPSNRGSYVFNTTIEGIENADLCLLINTNPRIEAPIINARLRKRYLQGNFPIASVGPDIEYLYHVEKLGDSPGILNEIANGNHKFCELLVAAQNPILIIGQDALIRDDSESVLVLAGKIAEKFNMVRDDWNGFNVLHKAAARVGGLDIGFVPKKGERDINQILEHAESGEIEVVYLLGADEIDTSKLENTFVIYQGHHGDKSAHVADVILPGAAYTEKYATYVNTEGRVQRTNLAVFPPGEAKEDWLIIKNLSQYLDLSLPYDSLFDVRKKLDTIGPQFRNADQVIKNKWIPISSGEISLSNTPFTLKECNFYMTDSISRASKIMADCTKAFYECAS
- the nuoH gene encoding NADH-quinone oxidoreductase subunit NuoH, coding for MNALVNVLFILVPLLLSVAYLVYFERKVIGAIQLRHGPSVVGPFGLLQPFADAIKLIIKEPIIPFRASTILFIMAPMLTFILALIAWAVIPFGAEVIVENGQQVVIPKVIANINVGVLYVLAISSLGVYGVIIAGWSSNSNYAFLGAIRSAAQMISYEVSIGLIVATVVVTTGTLNLGEMVVAKHNMPFWIDLLLMPVGIIFFISLLAETNRHPFDLPEAEAELVSGYNVEYSSMPFALFFLGEYANMILASAMMTIFFLGGWYPPLELGLLYKIPGLIWFVLKIVILLFIFIWIRATIPRYRYDQLMRLGWKVFLPISVFWVILVSGVLLFTGNLPGSNV
- the hemB gene encoding porphobilinogen synthase, coding for MFNFPNTRLRRRRSSKWVRNLTSENSLSVNDLVFPLFVHDRGETTEPISGLPDVKCYSVDGLVSIIQEAKDLGINAVAIFPVVDNKLKSKNAEESYNPNNLICRAICAVKSKVPEIGIIADVALDPYTIHGHDGILKDNQMDVENDETISVLCKQALALAKAGCDIVAPSDMMDGRIGRIRKSLDDNNFQDVLILSYAVKYCSSFYAPFRQVVGSCGLSNSIDKSGYQMDYKNAHEAMCEIEMDINEGADFIMVKPGMPYLDIIKTASDKFNFPIFAYQVSGEYAMIKAAANNGWLDYDKVIYESLTGFKRAGASAIFTYAALDIAKNLSA
- a CDS encoding phosphatidylglycerophosphatase, with the protein product MGIFFKFLGKALGKVFPAKTVSSFLGIGYLPGWQNYWSAFFILLIVDVILILTYGGEYLLYKMPSSGIVVAAIFTKLAIAMLIIQLIGIFIFHAQDPSASSGENIVIQIASGQVLTVALSIPAIMSIYYAVSKLYGSICKEMFQCPFWFNDFMHFFFFLMIPYAFFNIVEVIKPWPISSIQLSYNNAISITFEGIFHTFYAVILLYLTAFIFCDLTMHDAIVLNKSIIQYVRENSAVLGDYLHSAAKKINIE